From Nicotiana tabacum cultivar K326 chromosome 22, ASM71507v2, whole genome shotgun sequence, one genomic window encodes:
- the LOC107790782 gene encoding mitochondrial import inner membrane translocase subunit TIM14-3, translated as MASPIVVGTTIGAAALGARYLIRGWQTFKAAPRVRRFYPGGFEQVMTRREAALILGVRESAVLEKIKEAHRRVMVANHPDAGGSHYIASKINEAKEVLLGKTKTANSAF; from the exons ATG GCATCTCCGATAGTTGTGGGAACTACGATTGGCGCTGCTGCTTTGGGAGCTAGGTACTTGATAAGAGGATGGCAAACATTCAAAGCCGCACCTCGAGTTCGGAGGTTTTATCCCGGTGGGTTTGAACAAGTTATGACAAGAAGGGAAGCAGCATTAATTCTTGGAGTcag AGAAAGTGCTGTCCTGGAGAAGATAAAGGAGGCTCACAGGAGAGTAATGGTTGCAAATCATCCAGACGCCGGTGGTAGCCATTATATTGCTTCCAAAATCAATGAAGCTAAGGAAGTCTTGTTAGGGAAAACCAAGACAGCTAATTCCGCTTTCTAA